A genomic region of Mesotoga infera contains the following coding sequences:
- a CDS encoding sugar ABC transporter permease, with the protein MSRLAREEKTAFKMILPYLLIIVLLFIFLIGSNIYNSFTTEEGKFTLQNYYRVFTDPVVGRAMANTVVWVVGSILGQLLLGLLVALLLNESTRGQIIFRSIILILPWATLDIVAGVMWKWMYNDMYGVLNDVLVKLHIINDYIPWLGSENMAMMSVIIANVWKGFCLSGMFFLAGLQTISPDLYEAAEIDGANSLKRFWRITIPQLKPVIMTTLMLTIIWTINYFPLIYIMTGGGPGYGTETVVTYIYKLGFRFLEFNKAAALSNILFIAIFAIAFVFLRNITKEEAR; encoded by the coding sequence ATGAGTAGACTCGCAAGAGAAGAGAAGACAGCGTTTAAAATGATACTGCCTTATCTTTTGATCATAGTATTGCTCTTCATCTTTCTTATAGGCTCAAACATCTATAACAGTTTCACAACTGAAGAGGGTAAGTTCACACTTCAGAACTACTATAGAGTCTTCACCGATCCGGTAGTTGGCAGAGCCATGGCAAACACGGTAGTTTGGGTAGTTGGAAGCATTCTTGGACAGCTTCTCCTGGGACTCCTGGTTGCCCTGCTTCTAAATGAATCGACGAGAGGACAGATTATCTTCAGAAGTATCATCCTTATTCTCCCGTGGGCCACACTGGATATTGTGGCAGGAGTAATGTGGAAGTGGATGTATAACGACATGTATGGAGTACTTAACGATGTCCTTGTCAAATTGCACATAATAAACGATTACATACCCTGGCTGGGTTCTGAGAACATGGCGATGATGTCGGTAATCATCGCAAATGTCTGGAAGGGCTTCTGCCTTTCTGGAATGTTCTTCCTGGCAGGTCTTCAAACGATTTCACCTGATCTTTACGAGGCGGCCGAGATCGACGGAGCCAATTCCCTCAAAAGGTTCTGGAGAATCACTATCCCACAACTGAAACCGGTAATAATGACAACTCTTATGCTGACAATAATATGGACGATCAACTACTTCCCCCTTATATACATTATGACAGGAGGCGGCCCAGGTTACGGCACCGAGACTGTTGTGACCTATATATACAAACTCGGATTCAGGTTCCTTGAATTCAACAAGGCCGCCGCACTTTCAAATATCCTGTTCATTGCAATATTTGCTATCGCATTCGTCTTCCTGAGAAACATTACAAAGGAGGAAGCGAGATGA
- a CDS encoding ribokinase, whose translation MKEENNINTCILNLNPCYDHWVILKNPTKIPNVVRGDEVVTLVDGKGLNIARVLSRVLGHNEYFCINILGGQVGTIIENECNRLGILTKNYWIEDSNRINTALVYEYENKMLMINEPGPMMKPHEIDGFMEFFKSYAEPDISLVISGSAPRGFENGSLLRLVEIARGAGCSLNIDIAGSWLTKIVTASPELLKINADELKVAFGIEKDDLKSMESFRRENSIKDLIITNGKNGSIWLSENERLQARSTKLFSDFSVGSGDSFFAGLLYGREMHMSNREALKMATACGAANTLHYGAAIFEYSDLEKVISDVAVSEVKI comes from the coding sequence ATGAAGGAGGAGAATAACATCAACACATGCATTCTTAATCTCAATCCATGCTACGATCACTGGGTTATTCTCAAGAATCCTACGAAGATTCCAAACGTTGTGCGAGGAGATGAAGTAGTGACGCTCGTAGACGGAAAAGGTCTCAATATAGCACGAGTACTCTCCAGAGTTCTGGGACATAACGAGTACTTCTGTATAAACATCCTGGGAGGCCAGGTCGGTACCATAATCGAGAATGAGTGCAACCGCTTGGGGATACTGACTAAGAACTACTGGATCGAAGATTCGAACAGAATAAATACGGCCCTCGTCTATGAGTACGAGAACAAAATGCTCATGATTAACGAGCCCGGACCGATGATGAAGCCTCACGAAATTGACGGGTTCATGGAATTTTTCAAGAGCTATGCAGAACCGGATATAAGCCTGGTTATCTCGGGCAGTGCGCCCAGAGGATTTGAGAACGGCTCTTTACTGCGTCTTGTCGAGATAGCAAGAGGGGCAGGCTGCAGCCTGAACATAGACATCGCGGGTTCGTGGCTTACAAAGATAGTAACTGCATCCCCGGAACTCCTGAAGATAAACGCGGATGAACTGAAGGTAGCCTTTGGAATCGAAAAGGACGATCTCAAGTCAATGGAGAGCTTCAGAAGAGAGAATTCAATAAAAGACCTCATAATAACGAATGGCAAGAATGGAAGTATCTGGCTTTCCGAAAATGAAAGGCTTCAGGCAAGATCAACAAAGCTCTTCTCCGATTTCTCTGTGGGATCCGGCGACTCATTCTTTGCAGGACTTTTATATGGCCGGGAAATGCATATGTCAAACAGGGAAGCTCTGAAGATGGCAACGGCGTGCGGTGCAGCAAACACACTGCACTATGGAGCGGCAATATTTGAGTATTCTGATCTGGAGAAGGTTATCAGCGATGTGGCTGTGTCGGAAGTGAAAATATGA
- a CDS encoding transcriptional regulator: MISDELLFEVATDYYVKRMLQKDIANKYGVSRVQISKYLKMAQERGIVHIEVEQPSVKTSVRQEYEDFFSEKYGLKKMFIARGARNEKTILKALSREVSKYLKTLPEKPLNIGLGWGNTIFTVAESIEKLERPDWHLIPLSGGTARLADKRFNINHIVQNFATRLSARAVPMYLPFIFENAHQLENTKESLEYMNIQRLWDSLDIIICSVGYSIARSPMFRENLLDVSYADELERCSVVGDVLTHYYDINGKRFEKEILNNCINLSFDQYLNAGERVIVAAGHHKVDGLVGLLRGGFADVLITDEFTAKFVKEYIVYDEGGE; encoded by the coding sequence ATGATTAGTGACGAATTGCTTTTCGAGGTTGCGACCGACTATTATGTGAAGCGGATGCTTCAGAAGGATATTGCTAATAAGTACGGCGTTTCGAGAGTACAGATTAGCAAATACCTAAAGATGGCCCAAGAAAGAGGAATTGTACATATTGAAGTTGAGCAACCTTCAGTGAAGACATCCGTTAGACAGGAATACGAGGACTTTTTCAGTGAGAAATACGGTCTGAAGAAGATGTTCATTGCAAGAGGAGCAAGAAATGAAAAGACGATTCTAAAAGCTCTTTCTAGAGAAGTCAGCAAGTATCTCAAAACACTGCCCGAAAAGCCTCTCAATATTGGCCTTGGCTGGGGCAACACAATCTTCACCGTTGCGGAATCTATTGAGAAGCTAGAAAGACCCGACTGGCACCTAATTCCTTTGTCGGGCGGCACGGCAAGGCTGGCCGACAAGAGGTTCAACATCAACCATATTGTGCAGAATTTCGCCACAAGGCTATCTGCCAGGGCGGTTCCAATGTATCTGCCCTTCATATTTGAGAATGCCCATCAGCTGGAAAACACGAAGGAATCCCTGGAGTATATGAACATACAGAGACTATGGGACTCCCTGGATATTATCATCTGCAGCGTGGGTTACTCTATAGCAAGATCTCCTATGTTCAGGGAGAACTTGCTAGACGTGAGCTATGCTGACGAACTCGAAAGGTGCAGTGTCGTAGGTGACGTTCTGACTCATTACTACGACATAAACGGGAAGAGGTTTGAGAAGGAGATCCTGAACAACTGTATCAATCTGAGTTTCGATCAATACCTTAATGCCGGAGAGAGAGTCATTGTCGCTGCTGGTCACCACAAAGTAGATGGTCTTGTCGGCCTTCTGCGCGGCGGATTTGCGGACGTCCTAATAACAGACGAATTCACGGCTAAGTTTGTCAAAGAGTACATTGTATATGATGAAGGAGGAGAATAA
- a CDS encoding carbohydrate ABC transporter permease: MKRSKKKKVKKGITYSLLIFLSVVIAFPFVWLILTAIKTYPDIYAYPIKYFIFEPTREHFDKIADMNFWSYFKNSVIVGTGTMFFSILIGLFPAYAFARYEFRYKRPLLAGVMVFQMLPLVVFLLPIFKTLNNFGILNTYTGLILSYLPFTTPISIMFMRTFFLSIPKSLEEAAKIDGCTFGQAFRKIILPITLPGIAAVGVYAFLFSWSELMYSMSILTTKSKQTIPTFLQLFVGQYQTRWGPLFAGSILATIPPLIIFMILQKFFITGLVSGSVKE; this comes from the coding sequence ATGAAGAGAAGTAAAAAGAAGAAAGTCAAGAAGGGCATCACATATTCGCTCCTTATATTTCTGTCGGTGGTAATAGCTTTTCCCTTTGTCTGGCTAATCCTTACCGCGATAAAGACCTATCCAGACATCTATGCCTATCCAATTAAGTACTTCATTTTCGAACCAACAAGAGAGCACTTCGACAAGATTGCCGACATGAATTTTTGGTCTTACTTCAAGAACAGCGTTATCGTTGGAACGGGAACGATGTTCTTCTCTATATTGATCGGCCTGTTTCCAGCATATGCGTTTGCGAGATATGAATTCAGGTATAAGAGACCGTTACTGGCGGGAGTAATGGTCTTCCAGATGCTTCCGCTTGTCGTGTTTCTATTGCCGATATTCAAGACACTCAACAACTTCGGCATTTTGAACACATACACCGGCCTAATACTGTCATATTTGCCGTTTACGACTCCAATTTCGATTATGTTCATGAGAACTTTCTTCCTATCGATACCGAAATCTCTCGAAGAAGCCGCGAAAATCGACGGCTGCACTTTCGGTCAAGCATTCAGAAAGATCATATTGCCGATTACCCTCCCGGGAATAGCGGCAGTTGGAGTCTACGCCTTCTTGTTCTCCTGGAGTGAACTGATGTACTCCATGTCGATACTCACAACAAAATCAAAGCAGACTATTCCAACGTTTCTTCAGCTTTTTGTGGGCCAGTACCAGACTAGATGGGGCCCACTGTTCGCAGGATCGATACTTGCAACGATTCCACCACTTATAATATTCATGATCCTGCAGAAGTTCTTTATCACTGGACTGGTTAGTGGGTCTGTTAAGGAGTAA
- a CDS encoding extracellular solute-binding protein, which yields FNTPEGLRALKFYTDLALTYGVSPNAVTYNEDDYRNMMAQNRVAMAVGGPWSFPLIETANPAIVDNYTVSLHPYGATPASVLGGWALVIPSASKNKENAWELAKFLTSFDTWMTWIEAKGGPMPSRQDVCFAAPVLQDQKWKVIFETFPHAVSRPPIPQYPQVSEQIQIMIQDVLLGKATPENAINTAEANVNAILGK from the coding sequence TTCAATACCCCCGAAGGTCTCAGGGCTCTCAAGTTCTACACTGACCTCGCCCTCACTTATGGCGTCAGCCCCAATGCAGTTACCTACAATGAAGACGACTACAGAAATATGATGGCTCAGAACAGAGTTGCAATGGCTGTTGGCGGCCCATGGTCCTTCCCGCTGATCGAGACGGCAAACCCTGCGATAGTTGACAACTATACCGTCTCTCTTCACCCATACGGAGCAACACCCGCAAGCGTTCTAGGCGGATGGGCACTTGTCATTCCATCGGCAAGCAAGAATAAGGAAAACGCGTGGGAACTTGCGAAATTCCTTACTAGCTTCGATACCTGGATGACATGGATTGAAGCGAAGGGCGGTCCAATGCCTTCCAGACAAGATGTATGTTTTGCCGCACCGGTACTTCAGGATCAAAAGTGGAAAGTCATTTTCGAGACATTCCCGCACGCAGTATCTAGACCCCCGATCCCTCAGTATCCACAGGTCTCCGAGCAGATTCAGATAATGATCCAGGACGTACTCCTTGGAAAAGCAACACCTGAAAATGCAATTAATACAGCTGAAGCAAACGTCAATGCAATACTTGGCAAGTGA